The Drechmeria coniospora strain ARSEF 6962 chromosome 02, whole genome shotgun sequence genome has a segment encoding these proteins:
- a CDS encoding alpha-ketoglutarate-dependent taurine dioxygenase, which produces MAPSLVEATTTTGSTTAELRTYKLQAGQYKELDGHSIDYDVETGRKGGRGAKYPHYLPTWDREQHYPPLEPFEHYEHGRDADPAFPNLLPKGTEVTDLTPFIGSEVKGIQLSSLSDEAKDELALFVAQRKVVAFRRQDFADLPISDVLRYGAYFGRHHIHPTSGAPEGFPEIHLVHRGETDTGAQEYFKTRTSSVAWHSDVSYEQQPPGTTFLYILDKPTTGGDTLFVDSVQAYKRLSPLFQERLHGLRATHSGIEQVNAAAAAASIKRREPVVNDHPLIRTHPATGEKAIFVNDQFTRSIVGLKQEESDALLKFLYDHLAYGADFQVRVKWEEGTVVVWDNRVTQHSAIVDWENGQRRHLARMTPQAERPYETAFERS; this is translated from the exons ATGGCGCCATCactcgtcgaggcgacgacgacgacgggcagcacgacggccgagctgaGGACGTACAAGCTTCAAGCCGGCCAGTACAAGGAGCTTGACGGCCACAGCATAGATTACGATGTCGAGACGGGCAGGAAAGGGGGCAGAGGCGCCAAG TACCCTCACTACCTCCCCACCTGGGACCGCGAGCAGCATTACCCGCCTCTCGAACCGTTTGAGCATTACGAGCACGGAAGAGACGCCGATCCAGCCTTCCCCAACCTCCTGCCCAAGGGAACGGAGGTCACAGACCTCACGCCCTTCATCGGCTCCGAGGTCAAGGGCATCCAGCTCTCGTCCCTcagcgacgaggccaaggatgaGCTCGCCCTCTTCGTCGCCCAACGCAAGGTCGTCGCCTTCCGCAGGCAGGACTTTGCCGACCTGCCGATTTCCGACGTCCTGCGCTACGGTGCCTACTTTGGCCGCCACCACATCCACCCGACCTCCGGTGCGCCTGAGGGCTTCCCCGAGATTCACCTCGTCCACCGCGGCGAGACGGACACGGGCGCGCAGGAGTACTtcaagacgaggacgagctccgTCGCGTGGCACTCGGACGTCTCGtacgagcagcagccgccgggAACGACCTTTCTCTACATCCTCGACAAGCCCACGACCGGCGGCGACACGCTCTTCGTCGACTCCGTACAGGCCTACAAGAGACTGAGCCCGTTGTTCCAGGAGCGGCTCCACGGCCTGCGGGCCACCCACTCGGGAATCGAGCAGGTcaacgcggcggcggcggcggccagcatCAAGCGGAGGGAGCCTGTCGTGAACGACCACCCCCTCATCCGCACGCATCCCGCGACGGGTGAAAAGGCCATATTCGTCAATGATCAGT TCACACGCAGCATCGTCGGACTCAAGCAGGAAGAGTCGGACGCGCTCCTGAAGTTTCTGTACGACCACCTCGCCTACGGTGCAGATTTCCAGGTCCGTGTCAAGTGGGAGGaaggcaccgtcgtcgtctgggaCAACAGGGTCACCCAGCAcagcgccatcgtcgactgGGAGAACGGCCAAAGGCGACACCTGGCCCGCATGACGCCGCAGGCTGAGCGACCGTACGAAACGGCGTTTGAGAGGTCATGA
- a CDS encoding glycoside hydrolase family 2 — MHFTLSSLLWPILVLSNILATASPASEAMSAPLPYKVQKPPLDTDWTFKVGTNAWPEYPRPLLRRDDWKSLNGIWTYEGATATTSASDAFRSGLLGREVLIPSCIESALSGIQELDVTNMRFARNFAVPASWAGKTILLNFEAVDYETIVFVNGVKVGHHIGGYFRFSVDVSKHVSPRQDNHLLVLVYDPTDLEVIPSVWMEAVSSNYITQLDVSAAADGSVALTAHSSGKNGAKVKYSIIDKDGLEVLSQSGYSDTELKTMVDSPKLWSPSSPTLYNITASMDDDHVHSYAGFRTISAGLVHGIQRPLLNGKFHLMIGTLDQGFWPDGVYTPPSREAMVYDLAILKSLGFNMVRKHIKVEPDLFYQACDEIGLMVFQDMPSLPDDASRLPNPTQQQEFQRQLEMLINEHKGYPSIVIYNEGWGQLRTAPWPEEQLVDVVRKLDPTRLVDAVTGWHDHGFGDYSVSVPGHDGWLQDIVWIETLSPPVKDNHHYANPQCGAPFYSLASSPYDSNRIGFQGEFGGVGHNVSAKHLWKVQQAVDTINQTYELNADLEAYNYRASVIFRELREQIEKYACSGGVWTQTTDVEGEVNGLLTYDRRLLRPNTEQWRRDIQKLYDAARQRGGV, encoded by the exons ATGCACTTCactctctcctctctcctttGGCCAATCTTGGTCCTGTCTAATATTCTTGCCACGGCATCTCCCGCATCCGAGGCCATGAGCGCTCCTTTGCCGTACAAGGTCCAAAAACCTCCTCTGGATACCGACTGGACCTTCAAGGTGGGAACGAACGCTTGGCCCGAATATCCGCGCCCACTGCTTCGTCGAGATGATTGGAAGAGCCTCAATGGGATCTGGACATACGAAGGGGCTACTGCCACCACGTCCGCCTCGGATGCGTTCAGAAGCGGACTTCTTGGTCGCGAGGTTCTCATCCCGTCCTGTATCGAGAGTGCCTTGTCTGGCATACAAGAACTTGACGTGACGAACATGCGGTTTGCGAGGAACTTTGCCGTCCCGGCTTCGTGGGCAGGAAAGACTATACTCCTCAActtcgaagccgtcgacTACGAAACGATCGTGTTCGTGAATGGTGTCAAGGTTGGTCACCACATCGGAGGTTACTTCCGCTTCAGCGTCGACGTTTCAAAACACGTGTCTCCTCGTCAAGACAACCACCT ATTGGTGCTTGTCTACGACCCCACAGACTTAGAGGTGATTCCG TCTGTTTGGATGGAGGCTGTCTCCTCAAACTACATCACCCAGCTCGACGTCTCCGCGGCAGCAGACGGCTCAG TCGCTTTGACAGCTCATAGTTCAGGAAAGAATGGAGCAAAAGTCAAGTATTCGATCATCGACAAGGATGGTCTTGAAGTTCTTAGTCAGTCCGGGTATTCTGATACCGAGCTCAAGACCATGGTCGACTCGCCCAAGTTGTGgtcaccatcgtcaccaaCATTGTACAACATAACCGCGAGCATGGACGATGATCATGTGCACAGCTATGCTGGTTTCCGAACAATCTCGGCTGGTCTTGTTCATGGTATTCAGCGGCCGCTGCTCAACGGCAAATTTCACCTCATGATCGGCACCCTTGATCAGGGCTTCTGGCCCGATGGAGTGTATACACCACCAAGTCGAGAGGCCATGGTATATGACTTGGCGATTCTCAAAAGCCTGGGTTTCAACATGGTTCGGAAGCAT ATCAAAGTCGAGCCCGATCTATTCTACCAAGCGTGCGATGAGATTGGATTGATGGTGTTTCAAGACATGCCAAGTCTCCCCGACGACGCAAGTCGGCTCCCAAATCCcacgcagcagcaggaaTTCCAGCGACAGCTGGAGATGCTCATCAACGAGCACAAAGGCTATCCCTCCATC GTCATCTACAACGAAGGGTGGGGACAGCTCCGAACGGCGCCATGGCCTGAAGAACAGCTGGTAGATGTCGTTCGAAAACTTGACCCAACTAGGCTGGTTGACGCTGTCACAGGCTGGCATGACCATGGCTTTGGCGATTACTCGGTGAGTGTTCCTGGCCACGATGGCTGGTTGCAGGATATTGTATGGATAGAGACCTTATCACCTCCCGTCAAGGACAACCACCATTACGCAAACCCTCAATGCGGTGCACCGTTTTACTCGCTCGCCTCCTCCCCGTATGATTCCAATCGAATCGGCTTCCAAGGGGAGTTTGGGGGGGTTGGTCATAACGTCTCTGCCAAGCA TCTCTGGAAGGTCCAACAAGCCGTGGATACGATTAACCAAACGTATGAGCTCAACGCGGACCTGGAAGCGTACAACTACCGGGCAAGCGTAATTTTCAGAGAGCTTCGCGAGCAGATTGAAAAGTACGCATGTAGCGGTGGCGTGTGGACGCAAACGACCGACGTTGAGGGCGAGGTCAATGGCCTCCTGACCTACGACCGTCGTCTTTTACGGCCGAACACTGAGCAGTGGCGACGGGACATTCAGAAATTGTATGATGCTGCTCGCCAAAGAGGTGGTGTTTAG